From a region of the Ammospiza nelsoni isolate bAmmNel1 chromosome 26, bAmmNel1.pri, whole genome shotgun sequence genome:
- the ITGA2B gene encoding integrin alpha-IIb translates to MALLRVLLLLGGLRLPPTLGLLQEPPTIYEGPPGSYFGFALDFHTSEGRPSVAVGAPRANTSQPGVAQPGAVFLCSWPPGRTPCHPLPMDTAGDESESQGTLELRTYKSHQWLGASVTSWRGNLVVCAPLQHWNALEGQHEAFRTPTGTCFVRSPERSVWYSPCRDRTMASTYRQTGYAHDRRYCEIGFSAAATPDGTLVLGAPGGYYFSGLVYSVELDKILRRFLGKSLLWLGSPGRPTEPVFGDYEDGYRGYSVAVGEFDGNPKTKEYVVGVPNKGNTRGEVEIFTAGDTLRRLRGIASEQVASYFGHTVAVADVDGDGRDDLLVGAPLFMARRSDGQRSELGRLYLYRGQQRLAGPPQTLTGTHPYGRFGAAIASLGDLDRDGFGDVAVGAPQGGDSGSGQVFIFRGHSEGLAPVPTQRLESPFPGAAAFGFALRGATDLDGNGYADLLVGAYGAAKVAVYLGLPVVVARTQLSVPDGLNPEILDCSLPNSSVPVSCFHVEFCVSVTGQDIPRSIQLEAELQLDRLKPRPSRRVLLLRGHQSSWQEALLVAPGAPPVCRNLTAYLRDKAEFKDKLSPVALSVALTLPREAPGLVLYGDTLVQAQTHIILEDCGDDNLCVPDLHLAAHTPSQRLLIGAEAVLSLRASATNAGEGAFEAELRVQLPPGTHYQAARSTIPGQEKLSCNPKKENGTHVVLCELGNPMKAGARITVDMELSVSGLEDMGDAITFHLQLRSKNSPSPSHGSVTVTVPVEAEAEMELRGNSLPATMVVPTGWHGVRGSRRLEDHGIRLEHVYELHNKGPGTVSGVTLRLAVPHRLGEHVLLYLLGLGTEGGTNCTQHPALNPAQLEISAPTAAAPGNGSRHRERREAEPASGAGLGDLGLGDLVRVDCDNATCVDITCHVASLGKDQRALVSVHALLWMDTLQQREHLREFRIQSQAWFSTSAMPYRVQPRLLPSGQAETETCVVRASPGGEGAVPVGWVVLGGLAGLLLLTLLILLMWKMGFFKRTRPPAEGDTEEPGQAQEPGSAQEPGQAQEPGQAQE, encoded by the exons ATGGCGCTGCTgcgggtgctgctgctcctcggGGGGCTGCGCCTGCCCCCCACGCTGGGGCTTCTCCAGGAGCCCCCCACCATCTACGAGGGACCCCCCGGCAGCTACTTCGGTTTCGCCCTGGATTTCCACACGAGCGAGGGAAG GCCCAGCGTGGCGGTGGGAGCCCCCCGTGCCAACACCTCCCAGCCCGGCGTGGCTCAGCCCGGCGCCGtgttcctctgctcctggcccCCCGGCCGGAccccctgccaccccctgcccaTGGACACTGCGG GGGACGAGAGCGAGAGCCAGGGCACCCTGGAGCTGCGCACCTACAAATCGCACCAGTGGCTGGGAGCGTCCGTCACCAGCTGGCGCGGCAACCTGGTG GTCTGTGCCCCGCTGCAGCACTGGAACGCTTTGGAGGGGCAGCACGAAGCGTTCCGCACCCCCACGGGCACCTGCTTCGTGCGGAGCCCGGAGCGCTCCGTGTGGTACTCGCCGTGCCGCGACCGCACCATGGCCAGCACCTACCGCCAGACGGGCTACG CGCACGACAGGCGCTACTGCGAGATCGGCTTCAGCGCCGCTGCTACCCCG GATGGGACGCTGGTGCTGGGTGCCCCCGGCGGGTATTACTTCTCAG GCCTCGTGTACTCGGTGGAGCTGGACAAGATCCTCCGGCGCTTCCTCGGCAagtccctgctgtggctggggagcCCCGGGCGCCCCACGGAGCCGGTGTTCGGGGACTACGAGGACGGGTACCGGG GATACTCGGTGGCTGTGGGCGAGTTTGATGGcaaccccaaaaccaaag AGTACGTGGTGGGGGTCCCCAACAAGGGCAACACGAGGGGTGAG gtggAGATCTTCACTGCGGGGGACACCCTGCGCCGGCTGCGGGGCATCGCCAGCGAGCAG GTGGCTTCGTACTTCGGGCACACGGTGGCAGTGGCCGATGTCGATGGGGACGG GAGGGACGATCTGCTGGTGGGTGCCCCCCTGTTCATGGCCCGGCGCTCGGACGGGCAGCGCAGCGAGCTCGGCCGCCTCTACCTCTACCGGGGGCAGCAGCGCCTGGCCGGGCCCCCCCAGACCCTGACGGGCACCCACCCCTACGGCCGCTTCGGCGCCGCCATCGCCAGCCTGGGCGACCTGGACAGGGACGGATTCGGCG ACGTGGCCGTGGGCGCCCCGCAGGGCGGTGACAGTGGCAGCGGGCAGGTGTTCATCTTCCGCGGGCACAGCGAGGGGCTGGCACCGGTGCCCACGCAGCGCCTCGAGAGCCCCTTCCCCGGCGCCGCCGCCTTCGGCTTCGCCCTGCGCGGTGCCACCGACCTGGACGGCAACGGCTACGCGG ATCTGCTCGTGGGGGCTTACGGGGCAGCCAAGGTGGCCGTGTACCT GGGACTGCCCGTGGTGGTGGCCCGGACCCAGCTGAGCGTCCCCGACGGGCTGAACCCTGAGATCCTGGACTGCTCCCTGCCCAACTCCAGCGTCCCCGTCAGCTG CTTCCACGTGGAGTTCTGTGTCAGCGTGACGGGCCAGGACATCCCTCGGAGCATCC AGCtggaggctgagctgcagctggaccGGCTGAAGCCGCGGCCATCGCGGcgggtgctgctgctgcggggACACCAATCGTCCTGGCAGGAGGCGCTGCTGGTGGCACCGGGGGCACCCCCCGTGTGCAGGAACCTCACGGCCTACCTGCGG gacaaggctgagtTCAAGGACAAGCTGAGCCCCGTGGCGCTGAGCGTGGCCCTGACGCTGCCCAGAGAGGCCCCGGGGTTGGTGCTCTACGGGGACACCCTGGTGCAGGCACAG ACCCACATCATCCTGGAGGACTGTGGCGATGACAACCTCTGCGTGCCCGACCTGCACCTGGCCGCCCACAC ccccagccagcgcCTGCTGATCGGCGCCGAGGCCGTGCTGTCCCTGCGGGCCAGCGCCACCAACGCGGGCGAAGGCGCCTTCGAGGCGGAGCTGCGGGTGCAGCTGCCCCCGGGCACGCACTACCAGGCTGCCCGCAGCACCATCCCG gggcaggagaagctgagctgCAACCCCAAGAAGGAGAACGGGACCCACGTGGTGCTCTGCGAGCTGGGCAATCCCATGAAAGCCGGAGCCCGG atCACCGTGGACATGGAGCTGAGCGTGTCCGGGCTGGAGGACATGGGGGACGCCATCACCTTCCACCTGCAGCTGCGCAG caagaacagccccagccccagccacggctcggtgacagtgacagtgcccGTGGAGGCAGAGGCGGAGATGGAGCTGCGAGG CAACTCCCTGCCAGCCACCATGGTGGTGCCCACGGGCTGGCACGGGGTGCGGGGCAGCCGGCGCCTCGAGGATCACGGCATCAGGCTGGAGCACGTCTACGAG CTCCACAACAAAGGTCCCGGCACCGTCAGCGGGGTCACCCTGCGCCTGGCCGTGCCCCATCGGCTGGGGGAGCACGTCCTGCTCtacctgctggggctgggcaccgAGGGGGGCACCAACTGCACCCAGCACCCTGCCCTCAACCCCGCACAG CTGGAGATCTCCGCTCCGACGGCCGCAGCGCCCGGGAACGGCAGCCGGCACCGGGAGCGCCGGGAGGCGGAGCCGGCCtcgggagcggggctgggggacctggggctgggggaccTCGTCCGTGTG GACTGTGACAATGCCACCTGCGTGGACATCACCTGCCACGTGGCCAGCCTGGGCAAGGACCAGCGGGCACTGGTCAGCGTCCACGCCCTGCTCTGGATGGACACCCTGCAGCAG CGGGAGCACCTCCGGGAATTCCGCATCCAGTCCCAGGCGTGGTTCAGCACCTCGGCCATGCCCTACCGCGTCCAGCCCCGGCTCCTGCCCAGCGGCCAGGCTGAG acCGAGACGTGCGTGGTGCGCGCCAGCCCCGGCGGCGAGGGGGCTGTGCCGGTGGGCTGGGTGGTGCTGGGGGGCCTGGCcgggctcctgctcctcaccctcctcatcctcctcatgtGGAAG ATGGGTTTCTTCAAGAGGACGCGGCCGCCAGCCGAGGGGGACACGGAGGAGCCGGGCCAGGCACAGGAACCGGGCAGTGCCCAGGAGCCGGGCCAGGCACAGGAGCCGGGCCAGGCACAGGAGTAG